One Stenotrophomonas oahuensis genomic region harbors:
- a CDS encoding RidA family protein, translating into MAKRDVVFPKGRQDLYDRYRYSPAVKTNGLLFVSGQVGSREDGSPEPDVEAQVRRAFQNLNAILAEAGCTFDDVQDVTVFMIDPANILERVWPVVMEYWGEAPHPTLTAVGVTWLAGFDVEFKVVAKLPER; encoded by the coding sequence ATGGCTAAGCGTGATGTGGTGTTTCCGAAGGGGCGGCAGGATCTGTATGACCGTTACCGCTATTCGCCGGCGGTGAAGACCAACGGCCTGCTGTTTGTTTCCGGGCAGGTCGGGAGTCGGGAAGACGGTTCCCCCGAGCCGGACGTCGAGGCGCAGGTCCGGCGGGCGTTTCAGAACCTCAACGCGATCCTCGCCGAGGCCGGCTGCACGTTCGATGACGTGCAGGATGTGACAGTGTTCATGATCGACCCGGCCAACATCCTGGAACGGGTGTGGCCGGTGGTGATGGAGTACTGGGGCGAGGCCCCGCATCCGACGCTGACCGCAGTAGGGGTGACCTGGCTGGCCGGGTTCGACGTGGAGTTCAAGGTGGTGGCGAAGTTGCCGGAGCGTTGA
- a CDS encoding LysR family transcriptional regulator: MDRFDAMRAFARVVETGSFTQAAQTLHMSRTTVTQLVQQLEARLRVRLLNRTTRQVNVTADGAAYYERVIRLLADLDDAETSLSTFAANPRGRLRVDVPSPLARLIIVPALHDFHARWPDIQLDLGASDRHVDLIDENVDCVIRGGAITDPSLVARHIGDLQAGLYAAPAYLEKHGTPVHPSELEAEPHQIIGYLRKHGGRLLHVTLQRGTERLTVQGRHTFAMDDGNTYMAAGLAGLGAIWLPDYMADAHVQRGELVRLFPDWTLDAMPLNLAFPPNRHVSAKLRVFIDWVVELMDRHVPVRRPTQ; this comes from the coding sequence ATGGACCGCTTCGATGCCATGCGCGCCTTTGCCCGGGTCGTGGAGACCGGCAGCTTCACCCAGGCCGCGCAGACCCTGCATATGAGCCGCACCACCGTGACCCAGTTGGTACAGCAGTTGGAGGCCCGGTTGCGGGTGCGCCTGCTCAACCGCACCACCCGGCAGGTCAACGTCACTGCCGACGGCGCGGCCTACTACGAGCGGGTGATTCGCCTGCTGGCCGACCTCGACGATGCCGAGACCAGCCTGTCCACCTTCGCTGCAAACCCCCGCGGTCGGCTGCGGGTGGACGTGCCCAGCCCGCTGGCACGGCTGATCATCGTCCCTGCCCTGCACGACTTCCACGCCCGCTGGCCGGACATCCAGCTCGACCTGGGTGCCAGCGACCGCCATGTCGATCTGATCGACGAGAACGTGGACTGCGTGATCCGTGGTGGTGCGATCACCGATCCTTCGCTGGTGGCCCGCCATATCGGCGACCTGCAGGCCGGGTTGTATGCCGCACCGGCCTACCTGGAAAAACATGGCACCCCGGTACACCCGTCCGAACTGGAAGCCGAGCCGCACCAGATCATCGGCTACCTGCGCAAACACGGCGGACGCCTGCTGCACGTCACCCTGCAGCGCGGTACTGAACGGCTCACCGTGCAGGGGCGACACACCTTCGCCATGGACGACGGCAATACCTACATGGCGGCGGGGCTGGCCGGGTTGGGCGCGATCTGGTTGCCCGACTACATGGCCGATGCGCACGTGCAGCGCGGCGAACTGGTACGGTTGTTCCCGGACTGGACGCTGGATGCGATGCCCTTGAACCTCGCCTTCCCGCCCAACCGGCATGTCAGCGCCAAGCTGCGGGTGTTCATTGACTGGGTGGTGGAACTGATGGATCGACACGTACCGGTACGGAGGCCGACGCAATGA
- a CDS encoding sensor histidine kinase — protein MPIRLGTTSLPVHRYLALWGVVIVVFAIQDWIAGHVHGQHWSWFTHLRWSAIQWGTWAALAPLVFRLGARYPLLSEARWVGLGRHILLSFGITSAAMAIGALVSTFFEPSGFFEQLAYFIAQHFAIGLLTYWALLAIQQALHYHAEKSRRELESARLATELAQSRLVALKSQLQPHFLFNTLHAIITLLDEDKLSAEDMLLRLSELLRAFLEDYDGQEIQLRQELDLLELYLGIQRTRFKDRLTTRTYIAPDALDCAVPSLILQPLVENAVRHGIGQRVGSDVIEIEARRDGDSLLLEVRNRNSVLEAGDSKAAGHGIGMANTRLRLRELYGDAAEVRLDITWPEGVACRVRLPFREMENAEDAPEFNTGLAAP, from the coding sequence ATGCCCATCCGCCTTGGCACCACCTCCCTGCCCGTGCACCGTTACCTCGCACTCTGGGGCGTGGTAATCGTGGTTTTCGCCATCCAGGACTGGATCGCCGGGCATGTCCACGGCCAGCACTGGTCATGGTTCACCCACCTGCGCTGGTCGGCCATTCAATGGGGCACCTGGGCCGCATTGGCTCCCCTCGTGTTCCGCCTGGGCGCACGCTATCCGCTGCTCAGCGAAGCACGCTGGGTCGGTCTGGGCCGCCACATACTGCTCAGCTTCGGCATCACCTCGGCCGCCATGGCGATCGGTGCGCTGGTGTCCACCTTCTTTGAACCCAGCGGCTTCTTTGAACAGCTGGCGTACTTCATTGCCCAGCACTTCGCCATCGGCCTGCTCACCTACTGGGCGCTGCTGGCGATCCAGCAGGCGCTGCACTACCACGCCGAAAAATCGCGCCGTGAACTGGAATCCGCACGACTGGCTACCGAACTGGCACAGTCGCGGCTGGTCGCGCTGAAGTCGCAGCTGCAGCCGCATTTCCTGTTCAACACGCTGCACGCCATCATCACCCTGCTTGACGAAGATAAGCTGTCCGCCGAAGACATGCTGCTGCGCCTGAGCGAACTGCTGCGTGCCTTCCTGGAGGATTACGACGGCCAGGAGATCCAGCTGCGGCAGGAACTGGATCTGCTGGAGCTGTACCTGGGCATCCAGCGCACCCGCTTCAAGGACAGGCTCACGACCCGCACCTACATCGCCCCCGACGCGTTGGATTGCGCGGTGCCCAGCCTGATCCTGCAACCGCTGGTGGAGAACGCCGTCCGCCACGGCATCGGCCAGCGCGTCGGCAGTGACGTAATTGAAATTGAAGCGCGTCGCGACGGCGACAGCCTGCTGCTGGAGGTCCGCAACCGCAACAGCGTGCTGGAAGCCGGCGACAGCAAGGCGGCCGGCCACGGCATCGGCATGGCCAACACCCGCCTGCGACTGCGTGAGCTGTACGGCGACGCCGCCGAGGTCCGGCTGGACATTACCTGGCCCGAAGGCGTGGCCTGCCGTGTGCGCCTGCCGTTCCGGGAAATGGAAAACGCGGAGGATGCGCCCGAGTTCAATACCGGACTGGCGGCACCATGA
- a CDS encoding LytR/AlgR family response regulator transcription factor, whose product MSITALVVDDEPIARRAIVRLLEQDPDITVLGECGDGVSAVKDIRAQSPDLVFLDIQMPAITGLDVVATIGAERMPATVFVTAYEQYAVKAFEANAVDYLVKPFSRERFAATLQRAKARLTQAGGTGAQTSQQILQALDALRQRDQYLERIPVRVDEHVVLVPVDDIIWIKASRNSVLIHVPGHVHELRQTMTQLTAQLDPRHFARVHRSAIVNVRRVKAIHPWFNGHHVVTLDNGQQLRMSRYQNEAFLKLVSTRT is encoded by the coding sequence ATGAGCATCACCGCACTGGTGGTGGACGACGAGCCGATCGCGCGACGGGCCATTGTGCGGCTGCTGGAGCAGGATCCCGACATCACCGTGCTGGGTGAATGCGGCGACGGCGTATCGGCAGTCAAGGACATTCGCGCGCAGTCACCCGACCTGGTGTTTCTGGACATCCAGATGCCCGCCATCACCGGGCTGGATGTGGTCGCGACCATTGGTGCGGAACGCATGCCCGCCACGGTGTTCGTCACCGCCTACGAGCAATACGCGGTGAAGGCGTTCGAAGCGAACGCGGTGGACTACCTGGTCAAGCCTTTCAGCCGTGAACGTTTCGCCGCCACGCTGCAGCGGGCCAAGGCGCGGCTGACGCAGGCCGGCGGCACCGGCGCACAGACGTCGCAACAGATCCTGCAGGCGCTGGATGCCTTGCGTCAGCGCGACCAGTACCTCGAACGCATTCCGGTTCGGGTGGACGAGCATGTCGTGCTGGTGCCGGTGGATGACATCATCTGGATCAAGGCGTCACGCAACAGCGTGCTGATCCATGTACCGGGGCATGTGCATGAACTGCGGCAGACCATGACCCAGCTCACAGCCCAGCTGGATCCTCGTCACTTTGCTCGCGTTCACCGCTCGGCTATCGTGAATGTGCGGCGGGTGAAAGCGATCCATCCGTGGTTCAACGGCCATCACGTAGTGACGCTGGATAACGGGCAGCAGCTGCGGATGAGCCGATACCAGAACGAGGCGTTCCTGAAATTGGTGTCGACGCGGACGTGA